One Helianthus annuus cultivar XRQ/B chromosome 12, HanXRQr2.0-SUNRISE, whole genome shotgun sequence genomic region harbors:
- the LOC110895809 gene encoding VQ motif-containing protein 22-like, giving the protein MDGMNHFPTDEWIQQYPNTAMAGAGGEPYDATSTAIYRDSSQGTTAQAGEAGPKPIRRRSRASRRTPVTVLNASPTEFRALVQRFTGCDSKENAASASMVNLPKGPVNIDFARNDATESSSRYAYFDNQARSSLQAEQVQQVGGWNHLQAGYGIQNAPGMHESIDESSLMAPQRDGGNHGYNV; this is encoded by the coding sequence ATGGATGGTATGAACCATTTTCCTACGGATGAATGGATACAACAGTATCCCAACACAGCCATGGCTGGGGCAGGTGGTGAACCATATGATGCTACTTCCACAGCGATCTACAGAGATTCTAGCCAAGGAACGACTGCCCAGGCTGGTGAAGCTGGTCCTAAACCCATACGAAGGCGGTCGAGGGCATCCCGGAGAACACCGGTCACCGTCCTGAATGCTAGTCCAACTGAATTTAGGGCGTTGGTTCAACGCTTCACCGGCTGTGATAGCAAAGAAAACGCGGCTTCGGCTTCGATGGTCAATTTACCAAAAGGTCCTGTCAACATAGACTTTGCAAGGAATGATGCAACTGAAAGTTCATCAAGGTATGCATACTTTGATAATCAGGCCAGGTCATCTCTACAAGCTGAGCAAGTGCAACAAGTAGGTGGCTGGAATCATTTGCAGGCTGGCTATGGAATACAGAATGCTCCTGGTATGCATGAATCCATTGATGAATCTTCATTAATGGCACCTCAAAGAGATGGTGGCAACCATGGGTATAATGTTTGA